From a single Pseudobutyrivibrio xylanivorans genomic region:
- a CDS encoding NADH-quinone oxidoreductase subunit L produces MEKLVTALICFPFLWAILPAVIHNSKCRAFFVYLGCAIVMALSVFTAILWYAAGGKTFDFRLPYQEAFGHLFMVGDVLLMFFITYLAYKYKKLIISVLTIVSTVIPTVLELFGPKLADSFTMRFDWLTFIMILIIGVIGSLIGIYAVGYMHGYHIHHHKELTDRRSFFLSMIFVFFGAMFGLVFSANLCGLYFFWEITSVTSFLLIGYTRTEEAINNSFKALWMNLLGGCGLATAISLGYLWFGTVNLYDFLRFEKLNPGDMRCLLPIAMLAFAALTKSAQFPFSGWLLGAMVAPTPSSALLHSATMVKAGVYLLIRITTAMADNYVGNMVALIGGFTFLTASCLAISVSDGKKVLAYSTISNLGLIVACTGCGYEETIWAAVFLVIFHAVSKSMLFQCVGAIENTTGSRDVEDMQGLMSIFPKLALILMIGIAGMFLAPFGMLISKWAALKAFIDTKSVYVSTLMVLFICFGSATTMFYWTKWMSKILGASKREKSRDLTKKNEYISMFFHAFLMVALILGFPWLSEHVLKPLSRNMFGAVEQVISKENIFIMIVLLVGVFVIPLINYFMTKHTKYTPVITYMGGANAGDNMSFISSTGDAKEMHVANFYMEEVMGEKKLFTPAIIISSFVIIVYLIIVIGGAF; encoded by the coding sequence ATGGAAAAACTAGTGACAGCATTGATTTGCTTTCCATTTCTTTGGGCGATTTTGCCTGCCGTGATTCATAATTCGAAGTGCAGGGCTTTTTTCGTCTATCTTGGTTGTGCCATTGTAATGGCGCTTTCAGTATTTACCGCAATTTTATGGTATGCGGCAGGGGGTAAGACATTCGATTTCAGATTGCCATATCAGGAGGCTTTTGGGCATCTGTTTATGGTGGGGGATGTCTTGCTAATGTTCTTTATTACTTATCTCGCTTATAAGTATAAAAAGTTAATAATTTCAGTACTTACAATTGTATCAACAGTTATACCTACTGTGCTGGAGCTTTTCGGACCAAAGCTTGCAGATAGTTTTACAATGCGATTCGACTGGCTCACCTTCATCATGATTCTGATAATCGGTGTGATTGGTTCGCTGATTGGAATTTATGCAGTTGGTTACATGCACGGTTATCACATTCATCATCATAAGGAGCTGACGGATCGCCGTAGCTTTTTCCTTTCAATGATATTTGTATTCTTTGGGGCAATGTTTGGTCTTGTATTTTCTGCAAACCTCTGTGGGCTATATTTCTTCTGGGAAATCACCTCAGTTACATCATTCCTTTTAATTGGATACACTCGCACTGAAGAGGCAATTAATAATTCTTTCAAGGCTCTGTGGATGAACCTTTTAGGTGGCTGCGGTCTTGCGACAGCGATTAGTTTGGGATATCTGTGGTTTGGTACTGTAAATCTTTATGATTTCCTCAGATTCGAAAAGCTTAATCCAGGCGATATGCGTTGCCTGCTTCCAATTGCAATGCTTGCATTTGCAGCACTTACAAAGTCGGCGCAGTTCCCATTTTCAGGCTGGCTTCTTGGAGCCATGGTTGCACCTACACCATCTTCTGCACTATTGCATAGTGCCACAATGGTAAAGGCGGGCGTTTATCTTTTGATCAGAATTACAACTGCAATGGCAGATAACTATGTTGGAAATATGGTAGCTCTTATCGGCGGATTTACATTCCTTACAGCATCATGTCTTGCAATTTCTGTTTCAGATGGCAAGAAGGTTTTGGCGTATTCGACCATTTCAAACCTTGGACTTATTGTTGCATGTACAGGCTGTGGTTACGAGGAAACAATCTGGGCGGCAGTATTCCTTGTAATTTTCCATGCTGTTTCAAAGTCAATGCTCTTCCAGTGCGTTGGTGCAATTGAAAACACAACTGGAAGCCGTGATGTTGAGGATATGCAGGGATTGATGTCAATCTTCCCTAAGCTTGCACTGATTCTCATGATTGGTATCGCAGGAATGTTCCTTGCACCATTTGGAATGCTTATCTCAAAGTGGGCAGCCCTCAAGGCATTTATCGATACAAAGTCAGTTTATGTATCAACTCTAATGGTACTGTTCATCTGTTTTGGTTCTGCAACTACAATGTTCTATTGGACAAAGTGGATGTCAAAGATTCTTGGTGCTTCAAAGAGAGAGAAGTCACGTGATTTAACAAAGAAAAATGAGTACATCTCAATGTTCTTCCATGCATTTTTGATGGTGGCATTGATTCTTGGATTCCCATGGCTTTCAGAGCATGTGCTTAAGCCACTTTCAAGAAACATGTTTGGAGCAGTAGAGCAGGTTATTTCAAAGGAAAATATCTTTATCATGATAGTTTTGCTTGTGGGTGTATTTGTAATTCCACTTATTAATTATTTCATGACAAAGCACACAAAATATACTCCAGTTATCACCTATATGGGCGGTGCAAATGCAGGTGACAATATGAGCTTCATTTCATCCACGGGTGATGCGAAGGAAATGCACGTAGCAAACTTCTACATGGAAGAAGTGATGGGAGAAAAGAAACTGTTCACTCCAGCGATTATAATTTCATCCTTTGTAATAATCGTTTATCTAATAATCGTTATAGGAGGTGCATTCTAA